tcaagttcagtttagttcagttcaataatcactgctgaaagtccaaacactgaagagcaaatccatccatgcgcagctccacaagtcagtGTTTTGCTGTAGTGAGATGAACAGATTTCACTGAATATTGATTAAATCcctttagtttattattttaatcgGTTTATTAGTATTAAAAAGAGCTGCTGGTGATGAGTGATCGGTGATGTGAATGAACAACACgtgctttatttatttctgcaGATTCAACACTGCACAGTTTCTGCTGTCTTGAGCAGCTGGATATTTCTGTATATTCAGGGCATTTTCTCTGTCTGCCGCTCTTGTCTCGctccacgtgtgtgtgtgtgtgtctgtgtgtgtgtgtgactcaagGTTTCTGCCATGTTTCCATGCCAACAAGGCCATTTGGATTTATTTACCTTGAGATACACTGAAGGAGGATTGAGGGATGAAGCCGAGCCGCTTTAATGGAGGACAGATGAATGAACGAGTGCACTTCACCATTTCAATGAATAACATCCATAGACAACATtctcctcttctcttctcttctcttctcttccctttatctctcttctcttctcttctcttctcttctcttctcttctcttctcttctcttctcttctcttctcttctcttctcttctcttctcgtcTCGTCTCGTCTCGTCTCGTCTCGTCTCGTCTCGTNNNNNNNNNNNNNNNNNNNNNNNNNNNNNNNNNNNNNNNNNNNNNNNNNNNNNNNNNNNNNNNNNNNNNNNNNNNNNNNNNNNNNNNNNNNNNNNNNNNNCGCCATCGTGGTGGCCATCATCTTCTACACGCCCACGTTACGCAACCCCATGTTTGTGCTGATCGGCAGTCTGGCCACCGCAGACCTTCTTGCCGGCATGGGATTAATCCTGACTTCGTGTTCCAGTATCTGGTGTCCTCCTGAAACCATCAGTCTGATTACTGTGGGATTCCTAGTGCCCGTTTACGGCGTCCATCAGCAGCCTGTTGGCGATCACCGTCGACCGCTACCTGTCGCTCTATAATGCCCTCACATACTTCTCCGAGAAAACTCTGCATTATGTGCATCTGATGCTGGTGGGCACGTGGGGTGCGTCTCTGTGTTTGGGACTTCTGCCTGTTTTGGGCTGGAACTGTTTAGACGATGCGTCCACATGCAGTATTGTGCGTCCGCTAACGCAGCAACCTCACACTCCTCGCTACGTccttcttcatcatcttcatcctcatGTTAAGCCTTTATTTTAAGATCTGCAAGATTGTGGTCACCACGCGCATCAGATTGCAttgcagcagcatttttttaCTACTTCACATTACGTGGCCACTAAAAAAGGCGTCTCGACGCTGGCCATCATTCTGGGGACATTCGGCGCCAGCTGGCTGCCCTTCGCTATTTACTGTTTAGTTGGAGAGCGCGAGTATCCGCCGGTGTACACATACGCTACGCTGCTGCCCGCTACATACAACTCCATGATCAACCCATCATCTACGCCTACAGAAATACGGAGATCCAGCGCTCCATACACATGCTGTTCTGCGGATGCTTTCAGAGCAACGGCTCGTACCGCTCCAGATCGCCCAGCGAGGTCTAGATCGCGCGTTTAACCCTGTAAAGCCTCACATATGAACTCAGAGTCTGATGAAAATCTGATTTATGGAAATTTATGcaaatcacatatttaacatACGAGTTCATGGTTGCATCGTTTTGCATATGTATAAGGGagaattatgagccctcctgaattattagccccccatatattcatattcttcaagacactagtattcagcttaaagtaacatttaaaggcttaactagggtaattagggtaaagttagggtaattaggcaagtcattgtataacagtggtttgttctggagacaatccaaacctaatattacttaagggggctaataatattgaccttaaaatggctttaaaacaattaaaaactgcttttattctagccgaaataaaacaaataagactttctccagaagaaacaatattatagcaaatactgtgaaaaattcctgaatctgttaaagaaaatgaaccaaaaactcacaggagggcaaataaatgcaacatatttcaaaataatgtAATCACATAGTCTTTTTCAACCATTAGAATTACAAATGTGCACATATATGTTCATTATGTTCTGATTTGGCCATATATCAGACTTCTGTATGCACTGAAAAAGTGttgtaaacaattcatttgtgttgaatttaaacaaacaaattaaatttaataatgttcaacttaatttgtttgtttaaattcagctcaaatcaattgtttacaaccacttaacgtaaaaaaattgagtaaatccaaggaatcatctttgaataattgttttcagtgtgGGATAAAAAGATTTGGACTTTTTTTAGTATCATATTTGATACATCCTGACTTTATGGCTCATATAGTATGATATAGAGAGGAAAATCACCCAAACTGAGCAAAAACATGCAATTTAGTGCAGAGATGGTGTTCGGAAGCGCATAAAACTTGCatgaaatacataaaaataagacATCACTCTGAATCTCTAATGAAATGTCTTAGGAAAATGATGCTAAATGCTTAGTTGTGATCAAAGTGATGTAATTTCAAATGGATATTGCGATGCAAAACAGTGATGAATGAGAGCTGAACAAataaacattcacacacagaaaTATATCATACACTGATATATCAGGCTATCAAAgatggccaaaaaaaaaacaggccttTAAGAAGGTTtaatttccagaacctttactttctCTGTTTTTCAGCGGTGaatgatcagaatcagaatcagaatcggttttattgcgaagtgtgcttcacacacacaaggaatttgttttggctacagaagcttccagtgtacataaagtgacaagtgacaacacaaaataatctgaaaaaaaaaataataataataaaaaatgatgaacattaaacagatgcggttagtgaagaaacctggatgttgagttgtatgtacagattgttataaatatgcgggttacaaggtgctgtgtacaagtgcgaatgtagaaagtattgcattgtatattgatataaggtgctgtgtacaagtgcgtatgagaaagtattgcacatatttattgcacagtaggggaatatttaactgttcataaggtagacagcctgaggaaagaaacttttcctgtgtctggctgtttttgtgctcggtgctctgaagcgccgaccagacggtaacagttcgaacaggtagtgtgctgggtgtgaggggtccagagtgattttgcgagcccttttactcactctggaagagtacagttcttgaagtgtaggaagggttgtgccagtgattcgttcagcagtccggactattcgctgtagtctacggaggtcagttttggcagctgagccgaaccagacggtgattgaagtgcagaggatggattggatgacagctgagtagaactgtacgagtagctcctgtggcaggttgaacttcctcagctgacgaaggaagtacagtctctgctgggctttcttcacaatagagtctatatgaatgtcccacttcagatcctgagagatggtggtgcccaggaacctgaatgactctactgcagccacagtgctgttcatgatggtgagtggggggagtgcaggggggtttctcctgaagtccactatcatctccactgttttgagcgtgttcagctccaggttgttgtatctgcaccataacgccagccgctccacctcctgtctgtatgcagact
Above is a genomic segment from Danio aesculapii chromosome 20, fDanAes4.1, whole genome shotgun sequence containing:
- the LOC130247424 gene encoding LOW QUALITY PROTEIN: G-protein coupled receptor 6 (The sequence of the model RefSeq protein was modified relative to this genomic sequence to represent the inferred CDS: inserted 6 bases in 4 codons), with amino-acid sequence AIVVAIIFYTPTLRNPMFVLIGSLATADLLAGMGLILTSCSSIWCPPETISLITVGFLVXPFTASISSLLAITVDRYLSLYNALTYFSEKTLHYVHLMLVGTWGASLCLGLLPVLGWNCLDDASTCSIVRPLTXSNLTLLATSFFIIFILMLSLYFKICKIVVXHAHQIALQQHFFTTSHYVATKKGVSTLAIILGTFGASWLPFAIYCLVGEREYPPVYTYATLLPATYNSMINPXIYAYRNTEIQRSIHMLFCGCFQSNGSYRSRSPSEV